In Musa acuminata AAA Group cultivar baxijiao chromosome BXJ2-3, Cavendish_Baxijiao_AAA, whole genome shotgun sequence, the following proteins share a genomic window:
- the LOC103977191 gene encoding small ribosomal subunit protein uS9 has translation MAMAAATAPVESVQCFGRKKTAVAVAHCKRGRGLIKVNGVPIELVKPEILRLKAFEPILLLGRQRFMGVDIRIRVRGGGKTSQIYAIRQSIAKALVAYHQKFVDEQSKKEIKDILVRYDRTLLVADPRRCEPKKFGGRGARARFQKSYR, from the coding sequence ATGGCGATGGCGGCGGCGACGGCACCGGTGGAGTCGGTGCAGTGCTTCGGAAGGAAGAAGACGGCGGTGGCAGTGGCGCACTGCAAGCGCGGCCGCGGGTTGATCAAGGTGAACGGCGTCCCGATCGAGCTGGTGAAGCCGGAGATCCTTCGCCTTAAGGCCTTCGAGCCGATCCTCCTCCTCGGGCGGCAGCGCTTCATGGGCGTTGACATCCGTATTCGCGTCCGCGGTGGCGGTAAGACCTCCCAGATCTACGCCATCCGCCAGAGCATCGCGAAGGCGCTCGTTGCCTACCACCAGAAGTTTGTCGACGAGCAGtccaagaaggagatcaaggacaTCCTCGTTCGCTATGACCGCACCCTCCTCGTCGCAGACCCCCGTCGATGCGAGCCCAAGAAGTTTGGTGGTCGCGGTGCACGTGCCCGGTTCCAGAAGTCTTACCGTTAG
- the LOC103977389 gene encoding FCS-Like Zinc finger 5-like, protein MSVTHQRREMAEGKGNGMDAAALSRKRPRAPIRRTTSMKEFSAEDLAAAVEGGEGIRRRHNDFLMRERRVEAAALDAPPRSIHRRSFSDVWATTKFLMTCGLCNRRLGPGFDTFIYRGEMSFCSFECRQHKMNQDELTDKGMLESKKSDATHSTTDSQSTGDGQS, encoded by the exons ATGTCTGTTACGCATCAGAGAAGAGAGATGGCGGAGGGGAAGGGCAACGGAATGGACGCGGCGGCGCTTTCCCGGAAGCGGCCGCGGGCGCCCATCCGGCGGACTACGAGCATGAAGGAGTTCTCCGCGGAGGAtctggcggcggcggtggagggcgGAGAGGGTATCCGTCGTCGCCACAACGATTTCCTCATGCGGGAGCGGCGGGTGGAGGCGGCGGCGTTGGATGCGCCGCCGAGGAGCATCCATCGGCGAAGCTTCAGCGACGTCTGGGCGACGACCAAGTTCTTGATGACCTGTGGCCTCTGCAATCGCCGCCTCGGCCCTGGGTTCGATACCTTCATCTATCG GGGTGAGATGTCGTTTTGTAGCTTTGAGTGCAGACAACACAAGATGAACCAAGATGAGCTGACAGACAAAGGAATGCTGGAGTCCAAGAAGAGTGATGCAACCCACTCAACCACAGATTCACAAAGCACTGGTGATGGCCAAAGTTGA